Proteins found in one Limnobaculum xujianqingii genomic segment:
- the hemE gene encoding uroporphyrinogen decarboxylase — protein sequence MNQLKNDRYLRALLRQPVDVTPVWMMRQAGRYLPEYKATRAEAGDFMSLCKNAELACEVTLQPLRRYALDAAILFSDILTIPDAMGLGLYFEAGEGPRFERPITCKADVDNLPIPDPEQELAYVMNAVRTIRRNLKGEVPLIGFSGSPWTLATYMVEGGSSKAFTKIKKMMYADGPVLHKLLDKIADSVILYLNAQIKAGAQSVMIFDTWGGVLTGRDYLEFSLAYMHKIVAGLIRENEGRKVPVTLFTKGGGQWLEAMAATGCDALGLDWTTDIADARKRVGDRVALQGNMDPSMLYAPPARIEQEVATILSGFGHGNGHVFNLGHGIHQDVPPEHAGAFVEAVHKLSRAYHD from the coding sequence ATGAATCAATTAAAAAACGATCGCTATCTGCGTGCGTTATTACGCCAACCTGTTGATGTAACTCCTGTCTGGATGATGCGTCAGGCAGGTCGTTATTTGCCTGAATATAAGGCAACCAGAGCAGAGGCCGGTGACTTTATGTCACTGTGTAAAAATGCTGAACTGGCTTGTGAAGTCACGTTACAGCCACTGCGTCGTTATGCGCTGGATGCGGCCATTTTGTTCTCCGATATTTTAACTATTCCTGATGCTATGGGATTGGGGCTTTACTTTGAAGCTGGTGAAGGTCCTCGTTTTGAACGTCCTATTACCTGCAAGGCGGATGTCGATAATCTACCGATTCCCGATCCGGAACAAGAATTAGCCTATGTGATGAACGCGGTGCGTACTATTCGTCGCAATCTGAAGGGCGAGGTTCCTCTCATTGGTTTTTCTGGCAGTCCCTGGACTCTGGCAACCTATATGGTTGAAGGTGGCAGCAGCAAAGCATTTACTAAAATCAAAAAGATGATGTATGCCGATGGACCCGTATTGCACAAGCTACTGGATAAGATTGCCGACAGCGTCATTTTATATCTGAATGCTCAGATTAAAGCGGGTGCTCAGTCAGTAATGATTTTTGATACCTGGGGGGGCGTATTAACCGGGCGCGATTATCTGGAGTTCTCACTGGCTTATATGCACAAAATCGTTGCTGGCTTGATTCGAGAAAATGAAGGCCGCAAAGTACCAGTAACATTGTTTACTAAAGGTGGCGGTCAATGGTTAGAAGCCATGGCGGCTACCGGTTGTGATGCGCTTGGTCTGGACTGGACTACCGATATTGCCGATGCCCGTAAGCGGGTGGGCGATCGCGTGGCGCTACAGGGAAATATGGATCCTTCTATGTTGTATGCTCCTCCAGCCAGAATTGAGCAGGAAGTAGCAACAATTCTTTCCGGATTTGGCCATGGTAACGGCCACGTATTTAATCTGGGCCATGGCATTCATCAGGATGTTCCACCTGAACATGCTGGTGCCTTTGTCGAAGCGGTTCATAAACTGTCTCGCGCCTATCATGATTGA
- the rsd gene encoding sigma D regulator, which produces MLNQLESLAERVGGKIKLIDQWLESRKNLLVTYYRLVGIKPNKEKNIPLDEKALIDFGHHLVDYLSSCHFHIYDKVIIQEEGASSPNLLIGQKAYPRLEENTQKIMAFYDNYVEKGINEDTILQLHEDLSTVGELLERRFSLEDKLIQEATNSWLSHHSSAASK; this is translated from the coding sequence ATGCTAAACCAACTTGAAAGCTTAGCCGAGCGCGTGGGCGGCAAAATTAAACTGATTGATCAGTGGTTAGAATCACGTAAAAACTTACTGGTTACTTATTACCGTCTTGTTGGTATTAAGCCAAACAAAGAAAAAAATATCCCTCTCGATGAAAAAGCCCTAATCGATTTTGGACACCATTTGGTGGACTACCTCTCCTCTTGTCATTTTCATATTTATGACAAAGTCATTATTCAGGAAGAAGGTGCCAGTAGCCCCAATCTGCTGATTGGCCAAAAAGCCTACCCGAGATTAGAAGAGAACACTCAAAAGATTATGGCGTTTTACGATAATTATGTCGAAAAGGGCATCAACGAAGACACCATATTACAACTGCATGAAGATCTTTCAACTGTTGGCGAATTGCTGGAAAGACGCTTCTCCCTGGAAGATAAACTAATTCAGGAAGCCACTAACAGCTGGCTGAGCCATCACTCTTCTGCTGCATCAAAATAA
- a CDS encoding HesA/MoeB/ThiF family protein has protein sequence MLNDSEFLRYSRQLLLEDIGPEGQIKLRQSTVLIVGLGGLGSPVSLYLAAAGVGNILLADDDKVHLTNLQRQILFRTQDIERSKAELAKEQLQALNPQIRYQVLTRRLTGENLNQILSQVDLVLDCCDNMATRHAVNAACIQHSIPLVSGSAVSFSGQLMVIKPPFDHGCYACLYPEQQEPERNCRTAGVLGPMVGTIGSLQALEAIKLLAGGSSALEGKLQLFDGKQHQWTTLRLHRDPGCQVCGGQYAN, from the coding sequence ATGCTGAACGACAGCGAGTTTTTGCGCTATAGCCGTCAATTACTGCTGGAGGATATAGGACCGGAAGGGCAAATCAAACTCAGACAATCTACAGTATTGATCGTGGGGCTGGGCGGGCTTGGCTCTCCGGTATCGCTCTATCTGGCGGCAGCTGGCGTAGGCAACATATTATTGGCGGATGACGACAAGGTTCATCTGACTAATTTACAGCGTCAAATACTGTTCCGTACTCAGGATATTGAACGTTCTAAAGCCGAACTGGCAAAAGAGCAGTTACAGGCGCTGAATCCACAAATTCGTTATCAAGTTCTGACCCGGAGACTTACCGGCGAGAATCTGAATCAAATCTTATCCCAGGTCGATCTGGTACTGGACTGCTGCGATAACATGGCAACCCGTCATGCAGTTAATGCCGCCTGTATTCAACATAGTATTCCACTGGTCAGCGGCAGTGCAGTCAGTTTTAGCGGGCAGCTAATGGTTATCAAACCCCCGTTCGATCATGGCTGTTATGCCTGCCTCTATCCTGAACAACAAGAACCCGAACGTAACTGCCGTACCGCCGGAGTACTTGGTCCAATGGTTGGAACAATTGGCTCATTACAGGCACTGGAAGCAATAAAACTGCTGGCTGGAGGAAGTTCAGCGTTGGAAGGCAAACTGCAACTATTTGATGGCAAACAACATCAGTGGACTACTTTACGCTTGCATCGCGATCCGGGCTGTCAGGTATGTGGAGGTCAATATGCAAATTAG
- a CDS encoding YjaG family protein, which produces MLRNPIHKRMEKLTGWQHYTFMACLCERMYPNYQAFCHQTGFAEPQVYRRILDLIWETLVVKGAKVNFDSQLEKLEDIIPDAEQFDMYGVYPAIDACVALSEVLHSHLSGETLEHAIAVSELSVRTVAMLEMTEANREMTDDELKALPLIEHEFDVQWEIYRLLVECEERDIELIKGLRADLKEAATSNIGINLTQ; this is translated from the coding sequence ATGCTACGTAACCCGATTCACAAACGTATGGAAAAGCTGACCGGCTGGCAGCACTACACTTTTATGGCCTGCTTATGTGAGCGTATGTATCCAAATTATCAGGCGTTTTGCCACCAGACCGGGTTTGCAGAGCCTCAAGTATATCGCCGTATTCTGGATTTGATTTGGGAAACGCTGGTGGTGAAGGGCGCGAAAGTAAATTTTGATAGCCAACTGGAGAAGCTGGAAGATATCATTCCAGATGCAGAACAATTTGATATGTATGGTGTTTATCCGGCCATTGATGCCTGTGTTGCACTGAGTGAGGTATTACACTCTCATTTAAGTGGTGAAACATTAGAACATGCTATAGCGGTGAGTGAGTTGTCAGTTCGTACGGTAGCGATGCTGGAAATGACGGAAGCTAATCGCGAAATGACCGACGATGAGCTAAAAGCCTTGCCACTCATTGAGCATGAATTTGATGTTCAGTGGGAAATATATCGCTTGCTGGTTGAATGCGAAGAGCGTGATATTGAGCTGATAAAAGGGCTAAGAGCGGACCTGAAAGAGGCCGCAACCAGCAATATTGGTATAAATTTAACACAATAG
- the purH gene encoding bifunctional phosphoribosylaminoimidazolecarboxamide formyltransferase/IMP cyclohydrolase: MQSHRPIRRALLSVSDKTGIVEFAQALSQRGVELLSTGGTAKLLAEAGLAVTEVSDYTGFPEMMDGRVKTLHPKVHGGILGRRGIDDEVMAKHAIEPIDMVVVNLYPFAQTVARKDCSLADAVENIDIGGPTMVRSAAKNHKDVAIVVNSSDYSDIISEMDNTNNGLSYETRFDLAIRAFEHTAAYDGMIANYFGSLVTPYYGETDKPSGRFPRTLNLQYIKKQDMRYGENSHQQAAFYVEETVKEASVATAQQLQGKALSYNNIADTDAALECVKEFTQPACVIVKHANPCGVALGDNILHAYERAYLTDPTSAFGGIIAFNQELDAKTAEAIISRQFVEVIIAPSVSAAALEVLAPKQNIRVLECGQWDARIAGLDFKRVNGGLLVQDRDLGMVSQADLKVVTTRQPTEKELRDALFCWKVAKFVKSNAIVYARDNMTIGIGAGQMSRVYSAKIAGIKAEDENLQVAEAVMASDAFFPFRDGIDAAAAVGITCVIQPGGSIRDDEVIAAANEHGIAMIFTDMRHFRH, from the coding sequence ATGCAATCACATCGTCCTATCCGTCGCGCCCTTCTCAGCGTTTCCGATAAAACTGGCATTGTTGAGTTCGCCCAGGCGCTATCACAGCGTGGTGTTGAACTGCTCTCCACCGGGGGAACAGCAAAACTGCTGGCAGAAGCGGGTCTTGCGGTAACGGAAGTTTCTGACTACACCGGCTTTCCCGAAATGATGGATGGCAGAGTTAAGACCTTGCACCCTAAAGTACACGGCGGCATTTTGGGGCGCAGAGGTATTGATGATGAAGTGATGGCAAAACATGCCATTGAGCCAATTGATATGGTAGTTGTTAATCTCTATCCTTTCGCTCAAACAGTTGCCCGTAAAGATTGCTCTCTGGCCGATGCAGTAGAAAACATTGATATTGGCGGCCCAACCATGGTTCGCTCTGCCGCCAAAAACCATAAAGATGTCGCTATCGTAGTTAACAGTAGTGATTACAGCGATATCATCAGTGAAATGGATAACACCAATAATGGATTAAGCTACGAGACGCGTTTTGATCTGGCGATTCGTGCTTTTGAACATACCGCAGCTTATGACGGCATGATTGCTAACTACTTTGGTTCTCTGGTTACTCCATATTATGGTGAAACCGATAAACCATCTGGCCGCTTCCCTCGCACGCTCAATCTCCAGTACATTAAAAAGCAAGATATGCGCTATGGTGAAAACAGTCATCAACAAGCCGCATTCTATGTTGAAGAAACAGTAAAAGAAGCATCCGTTGCTACTGCTCAACAACTTCAGGGTAAAGCCCTCTCCTATAACAATATTGCGGATACCGATGCTGCTTTAGAGTGTGTTAAAGAGTTTACTCAACCAGCCTGTGTCATTGTTAAGCATGCTAATCCATGCGGCGTTGCGTTAGGGGATAATATTCTTCATGCCTATGAGCGCGCCTATTTAACCGATCCTACTTCAGCCTTCGGCGGCATCATTGCCTTTAACCAGGAACTGGATGCCAAAACCGCTGAAGCTATTATCAGCCGTCAGTTTGTGGAAGTTATTATTGCTCCATCAGTAAGTGCAGCTGCGCTGGAAGTTTTAGCTCCGAAGCAAAACATTCGTGTACTGGAATGCGGTCAGTGGGACGCCCGGATTGCCGGATTAGATTTTAAACGTGTTAATGGTGGCTTACTGGTTCAGGACCGCGACCTTGGCATGGTTAGTCAGGCCGATCTGAAAGTCGTTACTACCCGCCAGCCAACAGAAAAAGAGCTGCGTGATGCGCTGTTCTGCTGGAAAGTAGCCAAGTTTGTTAAATCTAACGCCATTGTTTATGCCCGCGACAATATGACTATCGGTATAGGTGCAGGCCAAATGAGTCGCGTCTATTCAGCGAAAATTGCCGGAATTAAAGCGGAAGATGAAAATTTACAGGTTGCTGAGGCTGTTATGGCTTCCGATGCATTCTTCCCGTTCCGCGATGGTATTGATGCCGCTGCAGCTGTAGGTATTACCTGCGTTATTCAACCAGGTGGTTCTATTCGTGATGACGAGGTTATTGCTGCTGCCAATGAACATGGAATTGCAATGATCTTTACTGACATGCGCCATTTCCGTCACTAA
- the purD gene encoding phosphoribosylamine--glycine ligase, with translation MNILIIGNGGREHALAWKAAQSPLADKVFVAPGNAGTELEPNLINVAIAATDIDALVHFAQKENIGLTIVGPEAPLVKGVVDAFRKVGLKIFGPTQTAAQLEGSKAFTKDFLARNHIPSAEYQNFTDLNQALAYIRAKGAPIVIKADGLAAGKGVIVAMTLEEAEEAAKDMLEGNAFGDAGHRIVVEEFLTGEEASFIVMVDGKNVVPMATSQDHKRAYDGDTGPNTGGMGAYSPAPVVTDEVHQRIMDQVIWPTVKGMEAEGNTYTGFLYAGLMIDDAGQPKVIEFNCRFGDPETQPIMLRMQSDLIELCLAGVEGKLNEKTSHWDPRASLGVVLAAGGYPGDYRTNDVITGLPQQEMEDGKVFHAGTSLKECHVVTQGGRVLCATALGNSVAEAQRRAYEIAAQIQWDGCLYRKDIGYRAIERENQK, from the coding sequence ATGAACATATTAATTATTGGTAATGGTGGACGAGAGCATGCTTTAGCATGGAAAGCAGCCCAGTCACCGCTGGCTGATAAGGTATTCGTTGCTCCCGGCAATGCCGGTACTGAACTGGAACCAAATCTGATTAATGTGGCAATCGCCGCAACAGATATTGATGCTCTGGTACATTTCGCCCAAAAAGAAAATATCGGTTTAACTATTGTTGGCCCGGAAGCACCGCTGGTTAAAGGCGTGGTTGATGCTTTTCGCAAAGTTGGGCTAAAAATCTTTGGCCCAACTCAGACAGCTGCTCAGCTTGAAGGCTCAAAAGCCTTCACCAAAGATTTTCTGGCACGTAATCATATTCCCAGTGCGGAATACCAGAACTTTACCGACCTCAATCAGGCACTCGCTTATATTCGCGCCAAAGGTGCACCTATCGTGATTAAGGCCGATGGTCTGGCGGCTGGTAAAGGCGTTATTGTGGCAATGACTCTGGAAGAAGCCGAAGAGGCAGCTAAAGATATGCTGGAAGGCAATGCCTTTGGTGACGCAGGCCATCGTATCGTAGTTGAGGAGTTTCTCACTGGTGAAGAAGCCAGCTTTATTGTGATGGTCGACGGCAAAAATGTCGTTCCAATGGCAACCAGTCAGGACCATAAACGTGCTTATGATGGTGATACTGGCCCCAATACGGGTGGGATGGGTGCTTACTCACCAGCACCAGTAGTGACTGATGAAGTCCATCAACGCATCATGGATCAGGTTATCTGGCCTACGGTAAAAGGTATGGAGGCGGAAGGTAACACCTATACTGGTTTCCTGTATGCCGGATTAATGATTGACGATGCTGGTCAGCCTAAGGTAATCGAGTTTAATTGCCGTTTCGGCGATCCAGAAACTCAGCCTATCATGCTACGTATGCAGTCCGATCTGATCGAGCTTTGCCTGGCCGGTGTGGAAGGCAAGCTAAATGAAAAAACTTCCCATTGGGATCCGCGTGCATCGCTGGGTGTGGTTCTGGCCGCTGGCGGTTATCCTGGTGATTACCGTACCAACGATGTAATTACAGGGTTGCCACAACAAGAAATGGAAGACGGCAAAGTTTTCCATGCGGGTACCAGCTTGAAAGAGTGTCATGTTGTAACCCAAGGTGGACGCGTACTCTGCGCGACCGCATTAGGAAACAGCGTTGCCGAAGCCCAACGCCGGGCTTACGAAATTGCTGCACAAATCCAATGGGACGGCTGCCTCTACCGTAAAGATATCGGCTATCGCGCCATCGAACGCGAAAACCAGAAGTAA
- the nudC gene encoding NAD(+) diphosphatase yields MEQQLQGNESGWWLLSHAGKLWLPKGEVPYGSANDFGLSGEKAHRIGEWQSESVWLVCKERSREMASVRQLLNEDRGLFQLAGRAVQLEGFYRAHQFCGYCGHPMYVSEREWACLCDNCRQRYYPQIAPCIIVAIRREDRILLAQHNRHRGGIYTALAGFVEVGETLEQAVAREVQEESNLQVTNLRYISSQPWPFPHSLMVAYLADYASGELKIDTSELLDADWFRYDNLPQLPPPGTVARRLIEDTIAICRSEHDY; encoded by the coding sequence ATGGAGCAACAACTACAAGGTAATGAATCAGGCTGGTGGTTATTGAGCCACGCCGGGAAGTTATGGCTGCCAAAAGGTGAGGTGCCTTATGGTAGTGCCAACGATTTTGGTTTGTCGGGAGAAAAGGCACATCGAATTGGCGAGTGGCAAAGTGAGTCAGTCTGGCTGGTGTGTAAAGAGCGCTCAAGAGAAATGGCTTCAGTTCGACAATTGCTAAATGAAGATAGAGGTTTGTTTCAGCTGGCAGGCAGAGCTGTTCAGTTAGAGGGGTTCTATCGGGCTCACCAGTTCTGTGGTTACTGCGGTCATCCAATGTATGTCAGCGAGCGCGAGTGGGCCTGTTTATGTGATAACTGTCGTCAACGCTACTATCCTCAAATAGCACCTTGTATTATTGTTGCGATACGCCGTGAAGACCGAATTTTGCTGGCGCAGCATAACCGCCATCGGGGTGGGATCTACACTGCACTGGCGGGTTTTGTCGAGGTAGGTGAAACGCTGGAACAAGCAGTAGCCAGAGAAGTGCAAGAAGAGAGTAATTTGCAGGTGACAAATCTGCGTTATATCTCTTCTCAACCCTGGCCATTTCCACACTCTCTGATGGTGGCTTATTTAGCTGATTATGCGAGTGGAGAGCTGAAAATCGATACTTCAGAATTACTGGATGCCGACTGGTTTCGTTATGACAATCTTCCTCAACTTCCGCCTCCTGGTACAGTAGCGCGTCGATTAATTGAAGATACCATCGCAATATGTCGATCTGAGCATGATTATTAG
- the hupA gene encoding nucleoid-associated protein HU-alpha gives MNKTQLIDVIADKAGITKAQAKAALESTLGAITESLKDGDPVQLVGFGTFKVNHRNARTGRNPQTGKEIKIAAANVPAFVSGKALKEAVKK, from the coding sequence ATGAACAAGACTCAACTGATTGACGTAATTGCAGACAAGGCTGGTATTACTAAAGCTCAGGCCAAAGCGGCTCTGGAATCAACCTTAGGCGCAATTACTGAGTCTCTGAAAGATGGTGACCCAGTACAACTGGTTGGTTTTGGTACATTTAAAGTGAATCATCGTAATGCCCGTACTGGTCGTAACCCACAGACTGGTAAAGAAATCAAAATTGCTGCAGCTAATGTTCCAGCATTTGTTTCTGGCAAAGCGCTGAAAGAAGCTGTTAAGAAGTAA
- the thiC gene encoding phosphomethylpyrimidine synthase ThiC, translated as MSNRRTQRAQAQQFIDQLQGNAFPDSKRIYLQGSQTDLRVPMREIQLSPTLIGGSKEVPEYQDNEPIPVYDTSGPYGDPQATLDVRQGLPALRKNWIEQRGDTEPLPQVSSHFTQKRLADEGLDHLRYTHLPAPRKAKPGKRVTQLHYARAGMVTPEMEFIAIRENMGREGIRTDVLKQQHPGQNFGAVLPDNITPEFVRDEVAAGRAIIPLNINHPESEPMIIGRNFLVKVNANIGNSALTSSIEEEVEKLVWSTRWGADTVMDLSTGRYIHETREWIIRNSPVPIGTVPIYQALEKVNGVAENLSWEVFKDTLVEQAEQGVDYFTIHAGVLLRYVPMTANRLTGIVSRGGSIMAKWCLSHHQENFLYQHFREICELCSQYDVALSLGDGLRPGSIQDANDEAQFAELKTLGELTKIAWEYDVQVMIEGPGHIPMHMIRQNMTLELEHCHEAPFYTLGPLTTDIAPGYDHFTSGIGAALIGWFGCAMLCYVTPKEHLGLPNKDDVKQGLITYKIAAHAADLAKGHPGAQIRDNAMSKARFEFRWEDQFNLALDPETARAYHDETLPQASGKVAHFCSMCGPKFCSMKISQEVRDFAKDQAQQNLLLVKTSGMNEMSENFRAQGSELYHPAASDTAITEENSHG; from the coding sequence ATGTCTAACCGAAGAACCCAACGCGCTCAGGCGCAGCAATTTATTGACCAGCTACAGGGAAATGCCTTTCCCGACTCAAAACGTATCTATCTGCAAGGTTCACAAACAGATTTACGTGTTCCTATGCGTGAAATTCAGTTATCGCCAACGCTGATCGGTGGTAGCAAAGAGGTGCCTGAATATCAGGATAATGAACCGATTCCGGTTTACGATACTTCTGGCCCTTATGGCGACCCTCAGGCAACGCTGGATGTGCGACAAGGGTTACCGGCGCTGCGAAAAAACTGGATCGAACAGCGTGGTGATACTGAGCCATTACCTCAGGTTAGTTCGCACTTTACCCAAAAGAGACTGGCGGACGAGGGTTTAGACCACTTGCGTTACACTCACCTTCCCGCCCCTCGCAAAGCGAAACCCGGTAAACGAGTTACCCAGTTGCACTATGCCAGAGCGGGTATGGTAACGCCGGAAATGGAATTTATTGCCATTCGCGAAAATATGGGACGGGAGGGCATTCGTACCGATGTATTAAAGCAGCAGCATCCCGGACAAAATTTTGGCGCGGTATTGCCGGACAACATCACCCCCGAATTTGTCCGTGATGAGGTGGCGGCTGGTCGGGCTATTATTCCTCTGAATATCAATCATCCGGAATCAGAACCGATGATCATCGGCCGAAACTTTCTGGTGAAAGTAAATGCCAATATCGGTAATTCTGCGTTGACCTCTTCTATTGAAGAAGAAGTAGAAAAGCTGGTTTGGTCTACTCGCTGGGGAGCGGATACGGTGATGGACCTCTCCACCGGTCGTTATATCCATGAAACCCGCGAATGGATTATCCGCAATAGTCCGGTACCCATCGGCACTGTTCCTATTTATCAGGCGCTGGAAAAAGTAAACGGCGTTGCTGAAAACCTCAGTTGGGAAGTATTTAAAGATACGCTGGTCGAACAGGCTGAACAAGGGGTTGATTACTTCACTATTCACGCCGGAGTACTACTACGTTACGTACCAATGACCGCCAATCGTCTGACGGGTATTGTCTCACGAGGCGGTTCCATCATGGCGAAATGGTGCCTTTCCCATCATCAGGAGAACTTTCTCTATCAACACTTTCGCGAAATTTGTGAATTATGCAGCCAGTATGATGTTGCACTTTCGCTGGGCGATGGCCTGCGCCCCGGCTCGATTCAGGATGCTAACGATGAAGCCCAGTTTGCAGAACTGAAAACGCTGGGTGAACTGACTAAAATTGCCTGGGAGTATGATGTTCAGGTGATGATTGAAGGCCCGGGCCATATTCCTATGCATATGATCCGCCAGAATATGACCCTTGAGCTGGAACACTGTCATGAAGCACCTTTTTATACCTTAGGCCCGCTGACCACCGATATCGCCCCGGGATACGACCATTTTACCTCTGGTATTGGTGCCGCCCTGATTGGTTGGTTCGGCTGCGCCATGCTTTGTTATGTCACTCCCAAAGAGCATCTTGGCCTGCCAAATAAAGACGATGTAAAGCAAGGACTGATTACCTACAAAATAGCTGCTCATGCTGCCGATCTGGCGAAAGGACACCCTGGCGCACAAATTCGTGATAACGCCATGTCAAAAGCCCGCTTTGAATTCCGTTGGGAAGATCAGTTCAATCTGGCCCTCGACCCGGAAACCGCACGAGCCTATCACGATGAGACATTACCTCAGGCTTCCGGCAAAGTTGCCCACTTCTGTTCAATGTGTGGACCAAAGTTCTGTTCAATGAAAATTTCTCAGGAAGTGAGGGATTTCGCCAAAGATCAGGCGCAACAAAATCTGCTGTTGGTAAAAACCAGTGGAATGAACGAAATGTCAGAAAATTTTCGCGCTCAGGGTAGCGAACTTTATCACCCTGCCGCCTCAGATACCGCAATAACGGAGGAAAACTCTCATGGCTGA
- the thiE gene encoding thiamine phosphate synthase produces MADTALNHLSALPDIPFPPTEKKLGLYPVVDTLSWIERLLNAGVTTIQLRIKDQPDIEVEDIIQQAIELGKRFNARLFINDYWRLAVKHQAYGVHLGQEDLLTADLRAIHQAGLRLGVSTHDDQELALAVAVRPSYIALGHIFPTQTKDMPSAPQGLVELKRHVATIPDYPTVAIGGISIDRVPEVLACGVGSIAVVSAITKAQDWRQATAELLRLIEHEER; encoded by the coding sequence ATGGCTGATACCGCTCTAAACCATCTTTCAGCATTACCCGACATCCCATTTCCTCCTACAGAGAAAAAGCTGGGGCTCTATCCGGTAGTTGATACTCTGAGCTGGATTGAACGTTTGCTCAATGCAGGCGTCACCACCATTCAGTTACGTATTAAGGATCAGCCTGACATCGAAGTGGAAGATATTATTCAACAGGCAATTGAGCTGGGAAAACGCTTTAATGCACGCCTGTTTATCAATGATTACTGGCGACTGGCGGTCAAACATCAGGCTTATGGGGTCCATCTTGGCCAAGAAGATTTACTCACAGCCGATCTCAGAGCCATTCATCAGGCGGGCCTGCGTCTGGGCGTTTCTACCCATGATGACCAGGAGCTGGCGCTAGCCGTTGCTGTTCGCCCTTCTTATATTGCCTTGGGTCATATTTTTCCAACCCAAACCAAAGACATGCCTTCGGCTCCACAGGGATTAGTTGAACTAAAACGTCATGTGGCCACTATCCCTGATTATCCTACCGTTGCTATTGGCGGTATCAGTATCGACCGGGTACCTGAAGTATTGGCTTGCGGAGTTGGTAGCATCGCCGTGGTGAGTGCAATAACGAAAGCTCAGGACTGGCGTCAGGCCACCGCAGAACTGCTCCGATTAATCGAACACGAGGAGCGTTAA
- a CDS encoding DUF1481 domain-containing protein — protein sequence MIVISSLILVGCSTSPKDPTLSASGYIATDGMMRIWTKISGEGQPMRLMSVYTPYTGSTVSTYYEYSAGKVSLIRREVQTSDGYPKELMRLDSEGNPSFMQRQLADRNEQLSADDILRLKYEEQRILTTSESLDAGKIILHQGYIKNGEVITCAGEAVNPVFSYEQQSWIEKRVRNGGFISLAWLDAPRGIQLLLVANENFCSWEPKLETF from the coding sequence TTGATTGTTATAAGTAGTCTGATTCTTGTGGGATGCAGTACTTCACCAAAAGATCCTACCCTAAGTGCCTCTGGCTATATTGCCACTGATGGCATGATGAGAATCTGGACTAAAATCAGCGGCGAAGGGCAGCCCATGCGGCTGATGAGTGTATATACGCCTTATACCGGCAGCACTGTCTCCACTTATTATGAATACTCGGCAGGTAAAGTAAGTTTGATCCGCCGTGAAGTTCAAACATCTGATGGCTATCCTAAAGAATTAATGCGTCTGGATAGCGAAGGTAACCCCAGTTTTATGCAGCGCCAACTGGCGGATCGCAATGAGCAACTCTCTGCAGATGATATTCTAAGATTAAAATATGAAGAGCAGCGAATTCTGACAACCAGTGAGTCGCTTGATGCCGGTAAGATTATCTTGCATCAAGGCTATATTAAAAACGGTGAAGTTATTACCTGTGCCGGCGAAGCGGTAAATCCAGTATTTTCATATGAACAGCAGTCATGGATTGAAAAGCGAGTCCGTAACGGCGGCTTTATCAGTCTGGCGTGGTTAGATGCGCCGCGAGGAATACAGTTGTTGCTGGTGGCGAATGAGAATTTTTGTTCGTGGGAGCCGAAGCTGGAGACGTTTTGA